A genomic segment from Acidimicrobiales bacterium encodes:
- a CDS encoding NAD(P)/FAD-dependent oxidoreductase produces MAARRHRVIVVGAGFGGLAAARAMADLPVDITIVDARNHHTFQPLLYQVATAGLDVDDVCHPVRGVFQRQRNARVRLGRVTGIDPIEKLVELDDGAATLAYETLVLACGAVTATFGVTGVDDHAFGLKSAADAIAVRAHVLERFEAVDARPELARDGALTFTIVGGGPTGVELAGGLAELVHRVLRRDFPSLDVAMARIVLIEAADRVLGTFHPSLSQRARRTLEQLGVEVLTHTAVEEVTATSVRFADGTELATQTLVWAAGVRANPIGEHGPFETGPAGRIVVDESLAVPGHPSVYVIGDLAASPTADGRALPQVAPVAVQGGRHVAAVLSAALGTADDPGPFVYRDKGSMATIGRHAAVAELPNGWRLGGPLGWAAWLGLHLVMLIGFRNRANVLVNWMWNYLTFDRGSRVVVPSAEILAARPETPR; encoded by the coding sequence ATGGCCGCTCGACGACATCGGGTCATCGTGGTGGGCGCCGGCTTCGGCGGGCTCGCAGCCGCCCGCGCAATGGCCGATCTCCCGGTCGACATCACCATCGTCGACGCCCGCAACCACCACACGTTCCAGCCGTTGCTCTATCAGGTGGCGACGGCGGGGCTCGACGTGGACGACGTGTGCCACCCGGTGCGCGGCGTGTTCCAACGCCAACGAAACGCTCGGGTGCGGCTCGGTCGGGTCACCGGGATCGACCCGATCGAGAAGCTCGTCGAACTCGACGACGGTGCGGCCACACTCGCCTACGAAACGCTGGTGTTGGCCTGTGGGGCGGTGACGGCGACGTTCGGCGTCACGGGGGTCGACGACCATGCTTTCGGATTGAAGAGCGCGGCCGACGCAATCGCCGTGCGGGCCCATGTGCTCGAACGTTTCGAGGCGGTCGATGCCCGGCCAGAACTCGCACGCGACGGCGCGCTCACGTTCACCATCGTCGGCGGCGGGCCGACCGGCGTTGAACTCGCGGGCGGACTCGCCGAGCTCGTCCATCGGGTGTTGCGCCGTGACTTCCCGTCCCTCGATGTGGCCATGGCCCGCATCGTGCTGATCGAAGCAGCCGACCGCGTGCTCGGGACCTTCCACCCGTCGCTCTCGCAGCGGGCGCGCCGAACGCTCGAACAACTCGGCGTGGAGGTGCTGACGCACACTGCGGTCGAGGAGGTGACGGCGACGTCGGTGCGTTTCGCCGACGGCACGGAGCTGGCGACCCAGACGCTCGTGTGGGCCGCCGGCGTGCGGGCCAACCCGATCGGCGAGCACGGACCGTTCGAGACCGGTCCCGCGGGGCGGATCGTGGTCGACGAGTCGCTGGCGGTGCCCGGCCATCCCAGCGTCTACGTCATCGGCGATCTCGCCGCGAGCCCGACGGCCGACGGTCGTGCCCTTCCCCAGGTCGCGCCGGTGGCGGTGCAGGGCGGTCGCCATGTCGCCGCCGTGCTCTCGGCTGCGCTCGGCACGGCCGACGACCCCGGGCCGTTCGTGTACCGCGACAAGGGCTCGATGGCGACGATCGGGCGTCACGCCGCGGTGGCCGAGCTGCCCAACGGTTGGCGCCTCGGCGGACCGCTCGGGTGGGCGGCCTGGCTCGGCCTGCACCTCGTGATGTTGATCGGCTTCCGCAATCGCGCCAATGTGCTCGTGAACTGGATGTGGAACTATCTGACCTTCGACCGGGGGAGCCGAGTGGTGGTGCCCTCGGCCGAGATCCTCGCCGCCCGACCGGAGACGCCGCGTTGA
- a CDS encoding SDR family NAD(P)-dependent oxidoreductase encodes MTETDRDGLVALVTGGAGGIGRAVCARLAARGFRVVVADVDEAAASLVAAEIGGVAMGFDVASHEEWAQAVAGIVADHGRLDRVVLNAGVMSRPRGTAIDDGDPIDWMRERYELVRGVNLDGVAFGVLATVDEVARHGGSMVVTASMSGLDPRPGDPAYSMTKAGIIALVRALAPSLAERGVTIGAVCPAGTDTPLIPPDVRRSEVELAPPEFIAEALEFVLDQALDDTGGIWVTLGVHDPLRRHEFPFVR; translated from the coding sequence TTGACCGAGACCGACCGAGACGGACTGGTCGCCCTGGTCACCGGCGGCGCCGGCGGCATCGGCCGAGCCGTCTGTGCGCGGTTGGCGGCTCGGGGGTTCCGCGTCGTCGTCGCCGATGTCGACGAGGCCGCCGCGTCGCTCGTGGCCGCCGAGATCGGCGGAGTGGCCATGGGTTTCGATGTGGCCTCGCACGAGGAATGGGCGCAGGCCGTGGCCGGCATCGTCGCCGACCACGGCCGACTCGATCGCGTCGTGCTGAACGCCGGGGTGATGTCGCGACCCAGGGGGACCGCCATCGACGATGGCGATCCGATCGACTGGATGCGTGAACGCTACGAGCTGGTCCGTGGCGTCAACCTCGACGGCGTCGCCTTCGGTGTGCTCGCCACGGTCGACGAGGTGGCCCGCCACGGTGGGTCGATGGTCGTGACCGCGTCGATGTCGGGTCTCGATCCCCGGCCGGGAGACCCGGCCTACTCCATGACCAAGGCCGGGATCATCGCGCTCGTCCGGGCGCTCGCTCCTTCGCTGGCCGAACGGGGGGTGACGATCGGCGCGGTCTGCCCGGCCGGCACCGACACCCCGTTGATCCCGCCCGACGTTCGCCGGTCCGAGGTCGAACTCGCTCCCCCAGAGTTCATCGCCGAGGCGCTCGAGTTCGTGCTCGATCAGGCGCTCGACGACACCGGCGGCATCTGGGTCACGCTCGGCGTCCACGACCCGTTGCGACGCCACGAGTTCCCGTTCGTACGCTGA
- a CDS encoding nuclear transport factor 2 family protein, whose amino-acid sequence MTADLEARVDRLESLDAIRQLAAKYAVSLDMRDLDAHVNLFAPDIRVSRDLTGRAHLKRWLDDTLRLQFTGTAHHIGNHVIEFDDADHAHGVLYSKNEHETGDEWVIMQMLYWDDYERIDGDWLFRRRLPCYWYATDLNRPPVGDTKMRWPDREPYDGAFHDLFPSWEEFWAHPPGDDEPQVADPAPLEQFLTTMRRGAPDPRIRVR is encoded by the coding sequence ATGACCGCCGATCTCGAAGCCCGCGTCGACCGGCTGGAGTCGCTCGACGCGATCCGTCAGCTGGCAGCCAAATACGCCGTCTCGCTCGACATGCGCGATCTCGATGCGCATGTGAACCTGTTCGCTCCCGACATCCGCGTGAGCCGTGACCTCACCGGGCGGGCTCACCTCAAGCGCTGGCTCGACGACACCCTTCGACTCCAGTTCACCGGCACTGCGCACCACATCGGCAATCACGTCATCGAGTTCGACGATGCCGACCATGCCCATGGTGTCCTCTACTCGAAGAACGAGCACGAGACCGGCGACGAGTGGGTCATCATGCAGATGCTCTACTGGGACGACTACGAGCGCATCGACGGCGACTGGCTCTTTCGCCGGCGCCTGCCCTGCTACTGGTACGCCACCGATCTGAACCGACCACCGGTGGGCGACACCAAGATGCGCTGGCCCGACCGCGAACCCTACGACGGTGCCTTCCACGACCTCTTCCCCTCGTGGGAGGAGTTCTGGGCCCACCCGCCGGGCGACGACGAACCCCAGGTCGCCGACCCGGCGCCGCTCGAACAGTTCCTCACCACCATGCGCCGGGGCGCGCCCGACCCCCGTATCCGGGTGCGCTGA
- a CDS encoding amidohydrolase family protein, with the protein MRSIDDLAGDLSFTTAATGADRTVTFLPEPERAPRRHLVISADDHVVEPPDTFEGRIPAHLVDRAPRVVETDGGRQTWLYDGNELPNVGFNAVVGRPVSEYGFEPTRFDEMRKGAWDIHERIADMDINGVYASVNFPSFLPGFAGQRLQTVTNDQELAMASVRAWNDWHLESWAGPYPDRIIPCQLPWLLDPEVAADMIRENAERGFKAVTFSEAPDKLGLPSLHSGHWEPFLQACAETETVINLHIGSAGASPATSDDAPPDVVGVLFFAYAIYAAVDWLYSMAPVRHPDLKICLSEGGIGWVAGLIDRLDHMLSYHDMYGTWTDELTPSEVFRRNFYFCAVEDPSAFGQRERIGVDHILLESDYPHCDSTWPRTQDIVEREIGWLPEHDRRRITWENASELYRHPVPESVVADPENW; encoded by the coding sequence ATGCGCAGCATCGATGATCTCGCCGGCGACTTGTCGTTCACCACGGCCGCCACCGGTGCCGACCGGACCGTCACGTTTCTCCCCGAGCCGGAACGAGCGCCGCGCCGGCACCTGGTGATCTCCGCGGACGACCACGTGGTCGAGCCGCCGGACACGTTCGAGGGACGGATCCCCGCCCACCTCGTCGACCGTGCCCCGAGGGTGGTCGAGACCGATGGCGGCCGACAGACCTGGCTCTACGACGGCAACGAGCTGCCCAATGTCGGATTCAACGCGGTGGTCGGTCGGCCGGTTTCGGAGTACGGCTTCGAACCGACCCGCTTCGACGAGATGCGCAAGGGCGCCTGGGACATCCACGAACGCATCGCCGACATGGACATCAACGGGGTCTATGCCTCGGTGAACTTCCCCTCGTTCCTGCCCGGCTTCGCGGGCCAGCGCCTCCAGACGGTCACCAACGATCAGGAACTGGCCATGGCCTCGGTGCGAGCCTGGAACGACTGGCACCTCGAGTCGTGGGCCGGCCCCTACCCCGACCGCATCATCCCGTGCCAGCTGCCGTGGCTCCTCGACCCCGAGGTCGCGGCCGACATGATCCGCGAGAACGCCGAGCGCGGCTTCAAGGCCGTCACCTTCTCCGAGGCCCCGGACAAGCTCGGGCTCCCGAGCCTGCACTCCGGCCACTGGGAGCCGTTCCTCCAGGCCTGCGCCGAGACCGAAACGGTCATCAACCTCCACATCGGCTCGGCCGGCGCGTCGCCCGCAACATCCGACGACGCGCCGCCCGACGTCGTCGGCGTACTGTTCTTCGCCTACGCCATCTACGCCGCCGTCGATTGGCTCTACTCGATGGCCCCGGTGCGTCACCCCGACCTGAAGATCTGCCTGTCCGAGGGCGGCATCGGTTGGGTGGCCGGCCTGATCGACCGGCTCGACCACATGCTCAGCTACCACGACATGTACGGCACGTGGACCGACGAGCTCACGCCGTCCGAAGTCTTCCGCCGCAACTTCTACTTCTGTGCCGTCGAGGACCCCTCGGCCTTCGGTCAACGCGAGCGCATCGGCGTCGACCACATCCTCCTCGAGTCCGACTACCCCCATTGCGACTCGACCTGGCCCCGCACCCAGGACATCGTCGAACGCGAGATCGGCTGGCTGCCCGAGCACGACCGGCGTCGCATCACCTGGGAGAACGCGTCGGAGCTCTACCGGCACCCCGTGCCCGAGTCCGTCGTCGCCGACCCCGAGAACTGGTAG